A single genomic interval of Streptococcus suis harbors:
- a CDS encoding DUF1129 domain-containing protein, whose product MSFTEINGLTKKNQEFIHIATNQLIKDGKSDSEIKELLEEILPTIIEKQKTGVTARNLYGAPSEWAASKTISEQEKKDQVEYNENPWLMWLDSSLFMLAIIAGINGVMNLLGQGAQYGLFTLLVIGFGVGAGMYFMYHFVYREQIKTGQRPKLLKAIAFLGLATLAWSVVFILAALIPAAFNPVLPPLVTILIGAAAFGARYLLKKKYNIRNAMSPVQ is encoded by the coding sequence ATGTCATTTACAGAAATCAACGGATTAACAAAAAAGAACCAAGAATTTATCCATATTGCGACCAACCAACTGATTAAAGATGGAAAGTCTGATAGCGAAATCAAAGAACTCTTGGAAGAAATTTTACCAACTATCATTGAAAAGCAAAAAACTGGCGTGACTGCCCGCAATCTCTATGGAGCACCAAGTGAGTGGGCTGCTAGTAAGACAATTTCTGAACAGGAAAAGAAAGACCAAGTGGAATACAATGAAAATCCATGGTTGATGTGGCTCGATTCCAGTCTATTCATGCTTGCTATTATTGCAGGAATCAACGGAGTGATGAACTTATTGGGACAAGGTGCCCAATACGGCTTGTTCACTCTATTGGTAATTGGTTTTGGTGTCGGCGCAGGTATGTACTTCATGTACCACTTCGTTTACAGAGAACAAATTAAGACGGGGCAACGTCCTAAATTGCTGAAAGCTATCGCTTTTCTCGGACTTGCTACGCTGGCTTGGTCAGTCGTTTTCATTCTGGCAGCACTGATTCCGGCCGCATTTAACCCAGTTCTACCTCCGCTTGTTACTATTCTTATCGGAGCTGCTGCTTTCGGTGCACGCTACCTCTTGAAAAAGAAATATAACATTCGCAATGCCATGTCCCCAGTTCAATAA
- the rpsR gene encoding 30S ribosomal protein S18 — MAQQRRGGFKRRKKVDYIAANKIEYVDYKDTELLSRFISERGKILPRRVTGTSAKNQRKVTTAIKRARVMALLPFVNED, encoded by the coding sequence ATGGCTCAACAACGTCGTGGCGGTTTCAAACGCCGTAAAAAAGTTGACTATATCGCAGCTAACAAAATTGAATATGTTGATTACAAAGATACTGAGCTTCTTAGCCGTTTCATTTCTGAACGTGGAAAAATCCTTCCACGCCGTGTAACTGGAACTTCAGCTAAAAACCAACGTAAAGTAACAACAGCTATCAAACGTGCTCGCGTTATGGCTCTTTTACCATTCGTAAACGAAGATTAG
- a CDS encoding single-stranded DNA-binding protein has product MINNVVLVGRMTRDAELRYTPSNQAVATFTLAVNRNFKNQNGEREADFINVVIWRQQAENLANWAKKGALIGVTGRIQTRSYDNQQGQRVYVTEVVAESFQLLESRTAREGQGGGYSAGNSFAGGNDYNSPYQAPAQSTPNFAREESPFGASNPMDISDDDLPF; this is encoded by the coding sequence ATGATTAATAATGTAGTATTGGTTGGTCGTATGACCCGTGATGCAGAACTTCGTTATACTCCGTCTAATCAAGCTGTTGCGACTTTTACTTTGGCGGTTAACCGCAATTTTAAAAATCAAAACGGTGAGCGTGAAGCGGACTTTATCAACGTAGTCATTTGGCGTCAACAAGCTGAGAATTTGGCGAATTGGGCTAAGAAAGGTGCTCTGATTGGTGTTACTGGTCGTATCCAGACTCGTAGCTATGACAATCAGCAAGGGCAACGTGTCTACGTTACTGAGGTAGTTGCAGAAAGTTTCCAACTCTTGGAAAGCCGTACTGCCCGTGAAGGTCAAGGTGGAGGCTATTCAGCTGGCAACTCGTTTGCTGGAGGAAATGACTATAACTCGCCTTATCAAGCGCCTGCACAATCTACACCAAACTTCGCTCGAGAAGAAAGTCCATTTGGAGCAAGTAATCCAATGGATATATCAGACGATGACCTACCATTCTAG
- the rpsF gene encoding 30S ribosomal protein S6 → MAKYEILYIIRPNIEEEAKNALVARFDSILTDNGATIVESKAWEKRRLAYEIKDFREGLYHIVNVEANNDEALKEFDRLSKINGDILRHMIVKLDA, encoded by the coding sequence ATGGCTAAATACGAAATTCTTTATATTATTCGTCCAAACATTGAAGAAGAAGCTAAAAACGCTTTGGTAGCACGCTTTGACTCTATCTTGACTGACAACGGTGCAACTATCGTTGAATCAAAAGCATGGGAAAAACGTCGCCTTGCATACGAAATCAAAGATTTCCGCGAAGGTTTGTACCACATCGTTAACGTTGAAGCTAACAACGATGAAGCTCTTAAAGAGTTTGACCGTTTGTCAAAAATCAACGGCGACATTCTTCGTCACATGATTGTCAAACTTGACGCGTAA
- a CDS encoding lipoate--protein ligase translates to MKYIVNNSNDPAYNIALEAYAFKELTDIDEIFILWINEPAIIIGKHQNAIEEINKEFTDEKGIHVVRRLSGGGAVYHDLNNLNYTIISNKADEGAFDFKTFSKPVIDTLAMLGVEANFTGRNDLEIDGKKICGNAQAYAKGRMMHHGCLLFDVDMSVLASALKVSKDKIESKGVKSVRARVTNINNELPEKMTVLEFKDAILNQMKQEYPDMDEYVLSEDDLARIQEIRDTQFATWDWTYGQTPEYTVERSVRYPAGKITTYIKAEKSVIESIKIYGDFFGIGDVSDIEDLLVGTRYEYADVLTKLQEIDTTHYFSRMTTEEVAKAIVA, encoded by the coding sequence ATGAAATACATCGTAAACAACAGCAATGACCCAGCTTATAACATTGCCCTCGAAGCCTACGCTTTCAAGGAATTAACAGATATTGACGAAATTTTTATTCTCTGGATTAATGAGCCTGCCATCATTATCGGTAAGCACCAGAATGCTATTGAAGAAATCAACAAGGAATTCACAGACGAAAAGGGCATCCATGTTGTTCGCCGTCTGTCAGGTGGTGGCGCAGTTTATCACGACCTAAATAACCTCAACTACACCATTATTTCAAACAAGGCAGACGAGGGAGCCTTTGACTTCAAAACCTTCTCCAAGCCTGTCATTGATACCCTTGCCATGCTGGGTGTAGAGGCCAATTTCACCGGCCGCAATGACCTGGAAATCGACGGAAAGAAAATCTGTGGTAACGCCCAAGCCTATGCCAAAGGTCGCATGATGCACCACGGTTGCTTGCTCTTTGATGTGGATATGTCAGTCCTCGCAAGTGCCCTCAAGGTCAGCAAGGACAAGATTGAATCCAAGGGTGTCAAGTCAGTCCGTGCCCGTGTGACCAATATCAACAACGAATTGCCAGAGAAGATGACCGTTCTGGAGTTCAAGGATGCCATCCTCAACCAAATGAAGCAAGAATATCCAGACATGGACGAGTATGTCTTGTCAGAAGACGACTTGGCCCGTATCCAAGAAATCCGTGATACCCAATTTGCGACATGGGATTGGACTTATGGTCAAACACCAGAATACACTGTGGAGCGTAGCGTGCGTTATCCAGCTGGTAAAATCACAACCTACATCAAGGCTGAGAAATCGGTTATCGAATCTATCAAGATTTACGGAGATTTCTTCGGAATTGGTGATGTATCGGACATCGAAGACTTGTTGGTCGGTACTCGCTATGAATACGCGGATGTTCTTACCAAATTGCAAGAAATCGACACCACGCACTATTTCTCACGCATGACAACAGAAGAAGTAGCAAAAGCGATTGTAGCTTAA
- the lpdA gene encoding dihydrolipoyl dehydrogenase: MAIEIIMPKLGVDMQEGEIIEWKKQEGDFVNEGDVILEMMSDKTSMELEAEESGVLLKIVHGNGATVPVTEVIAYLGAEGETVEVGSTPAPAEVAQATADLKAAGLEVPAAPTAAPKAPKAELAADEYDMVVVGGGPAGYYAAIRGAQLGGKIAIVEKSEFGGTCLNKGCIPTKTYLKNAEILDGLKIAAERGINLASTNYTVDMDKTVDFKNKVVKTLTGGVQGLLKANKVTIFNGLGQVNPDKTVVIGDKVIKGRSIILATGSKVSRINIPGIDSKLVLTSDDILDLREIPKSLTVMGGGVVGVELGLVYASYGTEVTVVEMADRIIPGMDREVSVELQKVLSKKGMKFLTSVGVSEIVEANNQLTIQLNDGSEIVSEKALLSIGRVPQLAGLENLNLELDRGRIKVNEYQETSIPGIYAPGDVNGTKMLAHAAYRMGEVAAENAIHGNHHKAKLDFTPAAVYTHPEIAMVGLTEDQAIEKYGKENILIGRNSFTGNGRAIASNEAHGFVKVIADKKYHEILGVHIIGPVAAEMINEAATIMESELTVDDVAASIHGHPTFSEVMYEAFLDVLGVAIHNPPKRK; this comes from the coding sequence ATGGCAATTGAAATTATTATGCCGAAACTTGGTGTAGATATGCAAGAAGGCGAAATCATCGAGTGGAAAAAACAAGAGGGTGATTTTGTCAACGAAGGCGATGTTATCTTGGAGATGATGTCAGACAAGACAAGCATGGAATTGGAAGCGGAAGAGTCAGGTGTACTCTTGAAAATTGTTCACGGTAACGGTGCGACAGTTCCTGTAACAGAAGTCATTGCTTACCTTGGTGCAGAAGGTGAAACAGTTGAAGTAGGTAGCACGCCTGCTCCAGCTGAGGTTGCTCAAGCAACTGCTGACTTGAAAGCAGCTGGTTTGGAAGTGCCTGCAGCTCCTACAGCAGCTCCAAAAGCTCCTAAGGCTGAATTGGCAGCTGACGAGTACGACATGGTTGTTGTCGGTGGTGGTCCTGCTGGTTACTACGCCGCTATCCGCGGTGCTCAATTAGGTGGTAAAATCGCTATCGTTGAGAAATCAGAATTTGGCGGTACCTGCTTGAACAAGGGTTGTATCCCAACTAAGACCTACCTTAAAAACGCTGAAATCCTTGACGGCTTGAAGATTGCGGCTGAGCGTGGTATCAACCTTGCTTCAACAAACTACACCGTTGATATGGACAAGACAGTTGACTTCAAGAACAAGGTTGTGAAGACATTGACTGGTGGCGTTCAAGGTCTCTTGAAAGCTAACAAGGTAACAATCTTCAACGGTCTTGGTCAAGTAAATCCTGATAAGACAGTTGTTATTGGCGACAAGGTTATCAAAGGTCGTAGCATCATCCTTGCAACAGGTTCTAAAGTATCACGCATCAACATCCCAGGTATTGATTCTAAGCTGGTATTGACTTCTGATGATATCCTTGATTTGCGTGAAATTCCTAAGTCACTCACTGTTATGGGTGGTGGCGTTGTCGGTGTGGAACTTGGTTTGGTTTATGCATCATACGGCACAGAAGTAACAGTTGTTGAAATGGCTGACCGTATCATTCCAGGTATGGACCGCGAAGTGTCTGTTGAATTGCAAAAAGTCCTTTCTAAGAAAGGTATGAAATTCTTGACATCTGTTGGTGTATCTGAAATCGTCGAAGCTAACAACCAATTGACCATCCAGTTGAACGACGGTTCGGAAATCGTTTCTGAAAAAGCCCTTCTTTCAATCGGTCGTGTACCACAATTGGCTGGTCTTGAAAATCTTAACCTTGAACTAGACCGCGGTCGTATCAAGGTTAACGAATACCAAGAAACATCTATCCCTGGTATCTACGCACCAGGTGATGTCAACGGTACTAAGATGTTGGCACACGCTGCTTACCGTATGGGTGAAGTGGCAGCTGAAAATGCGATCCACGGTAACCACCACAAAGCGAAGTTGGACTTCACACCAGCAGCAGTTTACACACACCCAGAAATCGCTATGGTTGGTTTGACAGAAGACCAGGCTATCGAGAAATACGGTAAAGAAAACATCCTTATCGGTCGCAACAGCTTTACTGGTAACGGTCGTGCCATTGCTTCTAACGAAGCTCACGGTTTCGTAAAAGTAATTGCGGATAAGAAATACCATGAAATCCTTGGTGTTCACATCATCGGTCCAGTTGCAGCTGAAATGATTAACGAAGCAGCAACTATCATGGAATCTGAGTTGACAGTTGACGATGTGGCAGCATCCATCCACGGTCACCCAACCTTCTCAGAGGTTATGTATGAAGCCTTCCTTGATGTGCTTGGTGTTGCAATCCACAACCCACCAAAACGTAAATAA
- a CDS encoding dihydrolipoamide acetyltransferase, whose protein sequence is MAIEIIMPKLGVDMQEGEIIEWKKQEGDFVNEGDVILEMMSDKTSMELEAEESGVLLKIVHGNGATVPVTEVIAYIGAEGETVEVGASSAPVTPAAAIEEVPAGRTPVIVAPAAAAKPQGGGKVRATPAARKLARELGIDLGLVPGTGANGRVHKVDVEDFKGAAPKATPLAARIAADQGVDLSTLTGSGVNGKIVKNDVLAVLAPAAVETAAPAPKAEEKPAKELPEGVEIIKMSPMRKAISKGMVNSYLTAPTFTLNYDIDMTNLMALRKQVLEPIMNKTGLKVTFTDLIGLAVVRTLMKEEHRYMNASLINDAQEIELHKFVNLGIAVGLDDGLVVPVVHGADKMSLSDFVVASKDVIKKAQSGKLKGAEMSGSTFSITNLGMFGTKTFNPIINQPNSAILGVASTVQTPVVIDGEIKIRPIMALCLTIDHRIIDGMNGAKFMVDLKNLLENPLELLI, encoded by the coding sequence ATGGCTATTGAAATCATTATGCCTAAGCTCGGTGTGGACATGCAAGAAGGTGAAATCATCGAGTGGAAAAAACAAGAGGGCGATTTTGTCAACGAAGGCGACGTCATCTTGGAAATGATGTCTGACAAGACCAGCATGGAGCTGGAAGCAGAAGAGTCAGGCGTCCTATTGAAAATTGTTCACGGAAACGGTGCTACCGTTCCTGTAACAGAAGTTATTGCCTATATCGGTGCAGAAGGTGAGACGGTTGAAGTAGGAGCTTCATCTGCTCCAGTTACCCCAGCTGCAGCTATCGAAGAAGTGCCTGCAGGTCGTACACCAGTCATCGTTGCTCCTGCCGCTGCTGCCAAACCACAAGGTGGTGGCAAGGTTCGTGCTACTCCAGCTGCGCGTAAGTTGGCGCGTGAGCTTGGTATTGACTTGGGTCTTGTTCCAGGAACAGGTGCTAACGGTCGTGTCCACAAGGTTGACGTCGAAGACTTCAAGGGAGCAGCTCCAAAAGCAACTCCGCTTGCAGCCCGTATTGCAGCAGACCAAGGTGTTGACTTGTCAACCCTTACAGGTTCAGGTGTCAACGGTAAGATTGTCAAGAACGACGTTCTTGCAGTACTTGCTCCTGCAGCTGTAGAGACTGCTGCTCCAGCACCGAAAGCAGAAGAAAAACCAGCTAAAGAATTGCCAGAAGGCGTTGAAATCATCAAGATGAGCCCAATGCGTAAGGCTATTTCAAAAGGTATGGTCAACTCTTACTTGACTGCTCCGACATTTACACTTAACTACGATATTGACATGACCAACCTCATGGCACTTCGTAAGCAAGTCCTTGAGCCAATCATGAACAAGACTGGTTTGAAAGTAACCTTTACAGACTTGATTGGTCTTGCAGTTGTTCGTACTTTGATGAAAGAAGAACACCGTTACATGAACGCATCTTTGATTAACGATGCCCAAGAAATCGAATTACACAAGTTCGTCAACCTTGGTATCGCAGTAGGTCTAGATGATGGCTTGGTGGTTCCAGTTGTTCACGGCGCAGATAAGATGAGCTTGTCTGACTTTGTGGTGGCTTCGAAAGATGTCATCAAGAAGGCTCAATCTGGTAAGTTGAAGGGGGCTGAAATGTCAGGTTCGACCTTCTCTATCACCAACTTGGGTATGTTTGGTACTAAAACCTTTAACCCAATCATCAACCAACCAAACTCAGCAATCCTTGGTGTAGCATCAACTGTTCAAACACCAGTTGTTATTGACGGCGAAATCAAAATCCGTCCAATCATGGCACTCTGCTTGACCATCGACCACCGTATCATTGATGGTATGAATGGTGCTAAGTTCATGGTTGACTTGAAGAACTTGCTGGAAAACCCATTGGAATTGTTGATCTGA
- a CDS encoding alpha-ketoacid dehydrogenase subunit beta codes for MAETKVMALREAINLAQSEEMRKDEKVFLMGEDVGIYGGDFGTSVGMLDEFGPKRVRDTPISEAAIAGSAVGAAQTGLRPIVDLTFMDFVTIALDAIVNQAAKTNYMFGGGLKTPVTFRVASGSGIGSAAQHSQSLEAWLTHIPGIKVVAPGTANDAKGLLKSSILDNNPVIFLEPKALYGKKEEVNLDPDFYIPLGKGEIKREGTDVTIISYGRMLERVLKAAEEVAAEGISVEVVDPRTLIPLDKELIIESVKKTGKVILVNDAYKTGGFIGEIASIITESEAFDYLDAPIIRIASDDVPVPYANILENAVLPNVEKIKAAIYKQVNKG; via the coding sequence ATGGCTGAAACAAAAGTAATGGCCTTGCGTGAAGCGATTAACTTGGCTCAAAGCGAAGAAATGCGTAAGGATGAAAAAGTATTCTTGATGGGTGAAGACGTCGGTATCTACGGCGGTGACTTCGGTACATCTGTTGGTATGTTGGACGAATTTGGTCCAAAACGCGTTCGCGACACGCCTATCTCTGAGGCAGCAATCGCTGGTTCTGCGGTTGGTGCGGCTCAAACAGGTCTTCGTCCAATTGTTGACTTGACTTTCATGGACTTCGTAACAATTGCCCTTGATGCGATTGTTAACCAGGCTGCCAAAACTAACTACATGTTTGGTGGTGGTTTGAAGACACCTGTAACCTTCCGTGTAGCATCAGGTTCTGGTATCGGTTCTGCTGCCCAGCACTCACAATCTCTTGAGGCATGGTTGACTCACATCCCAGGTATCAAGGTTGTCGCACCTGGTACAGCTAACGATGCAAAAGGTCTTTTGAAATCATCTATCCTTGATAACAACCCAGTTATCTTCTTGGAGCCAAAAGCTTTGTATGGAAAAAAAGAAGAAGTCAACTTGGATCCAGATTTCTACATTCCACTTGGTAAGGGTGAAATCAAACGTGAAGGCACTGATGTAACCATTATTTCATACGGTCGCATGTTGGAACGTGTCTTGAAAGCGGCTGAAGAAGTAGCTGCAGAAGGCATCAGCGTAGAAGTGGTTGACCCACGTACCCTTATCCCATTGGATAAAGAATTGATCATCGAATCTGTGAAGAAAACTGGTAAGGTTATCTTGGTTAACGATGCTTACAAAACAGGTGGTTTCATCGGTGAAATCGCATCGATCATCACAGAAAGCGAAGCCTTTGACTACTTGGATGCACCAATCATCCGTATCGCTTCAGACGATGTACCAGTTCCTTACGCAAACATTCTTGAAAACGCAGTATTGCCAAACGTAGAGAAAATCAAAGCGGCAATTTATAAGCAAGTAAACAAGGGTTAA
- a CDS encoding thiamine pyrophosphate-dependent dehydrogenase E1 component subunit alpha: MVSISKEQHLDMFLKMQQIRDVDMKLNKLVRRGFVQGMTHFSVGEEAAAVGPIAGLTEQDIIFSHHRGHGHVIAKGIDINGMMAELAGKATGTSKGRGGSMHLANVEKGNFGSNGIVGGGYALAVGAALTQQYLGTDNIVIAFSGDSATNEGSFHESMNLAAVWNLPVIFFITNNRYGISTDISYSTKIPHLYQRAAAYGIPGHYVEDGNDVIAVYEKMQEVIEYVRAGNGPAMVEVESYRWFGHSTADAGVYRTKEEVNEWKAKDPLKKYRKYLTENKIATDEELDAIEAQVAEQVEASVKFAQESPDPDISVAYEDVFVD, translated from the coding sequence ATGGTATCTATCTCAAAAGAACAACATTTGGATATGTTCCTAAAAATGCAACAAATCCGTGATGTTGATATGAAATTAAACAAATTAGTGCGTCGCGGTTTCGTACAAGGTATGACTCACTTCTCAGTCGGTGAAGAAGCTGCGGCTGTTGGCCCAATCGCTGGTTTGACAGAGCAGGACATCATCTTCTCACACCACCGTGGTCACGGTCACGTTATCGCAAAAGGGATTGACATCAACGGTATGATGGCTGAGCTTGCTGGTAAGGCAACTGGTACATCAAAAGGCCGTGGTGGTTCTATGCACTTGGCCAACGTTGAAAAAGGGAACTTTGGTTCAAACGGTATCGTAGGTGGTGGTTATGCCCTTGCGGTGGGTGCGGCCCTTACGCAACAATACCTCGGTACAGATAACATTGTTATTGCCTTCTCAGGTGATTCAGCTACTAACGAAGGTTCCTTCCACGAATCAATGAACTTGGCAGCTGTTTGGAATTTGCCAGTTATCTTCTTCATCACCAACAACCGTTACGGTATCTCAACTGACATTTCTTATTCTACTAAGATTCCTCACCTCTACCAACGTGCTGCTGCATACGGTATTCCAGGTCATTATGTTGAGGATGGTAACGACGTTATTGCCGTTTATGAAAAAATGCAAGAAGTCATCGAGTACGTTCGTGCAGGAAATGGTCCTGCCATGGTCGAAGTTGAATCGTACCGCTGGTTTGGTCACTCAACTGCCGATGCAGGTGTTTACCGTACTAAAGAAGAAGTCAATGAGTGGAAAGCAAAAGACCCACTTAAGAAATACCGCAAATACTTGACAGAGAACAAGATTGCGACTGACGAAGAATTGGATGCTATTGAAGCGCAAGTGGCAGAACAAGTAGAAGCATCTGTGAAATTCGCACAAGAAAGCCCAGATCCAGACATCTCAGTAGCTTATGAGGATGTGTTTGTAGACTAA
- a CDS encoding trimeric intracellular cation channel family protein gives MEFDLFLMICNYIGTIAFAVSGAVKGFKKKLDIFGISLLGIITAVGGGIIRDTMANRIPAALTDPTAIYLSLGVAISMYLIVINLKQDKPLDKKMIHFLSQTNLIFDAIGLAIFALIGASTGISLQLNALTSGILAALTGVGGGIARDLLVNETPIVLKEDVYAVLAFFSGVLYHLCVVNWKLPQIPTFITIFTISLIIRLLVIKYKINLPNMESKRKV, from the coding sequence ATGGAATTCGATTTATTTCTTATGATTTGTAACTACATAGGCACTATCGCATTTGCTGTTTCGGGGGCCGTAAAAGGATTTAAGAAAAAGTTAGATATTTTTGGAATTAGCTTGCTCGGCATCATTACCGCCGTTGGTGGGGGAATTATTCGAGATACGATGGCCAATCGCATTCCTGCTGCCTTGACTGATCCTACAGCCATCTATTTATCTCTCGGAGTAGCGATTAGCATGTACTTAATTGTTATCAATCTAAAGCAGGACAAACCACTTGATAAGAAGATGATTCATTTCCTTTCCCAGACAAACCTTATCTTTGATGCAATCGGTCTAGCCATCTTCGCCCTCATTGGAGCCAGTACTGGCATCTCTCTCCAGCTAAACGCTCTAACCAGTGGTATTCTGGCAGCTTTGACAGGTGTCGGAGGCGGAATCGCCCGTGATTTACTCGTCAATGAAACACCTATTGTTCTTAAAGAAGATGTCTATGCTGTCCTTGCATTTTTCTCAGGAGTCCTCTATCATCTTTGCGTTGTAAATTGGAAATTACCACAAATTCCAACCTTCATCACTATTTTTACCATTTCTTTAATCATTCGATTATTGGTAATTAAATACAAAATCAATCTTCCCAATATGGAAAGCAAACGAAAGGTCTGA
- a CDS encoding carbohydrate-binding domain-containing protein, protein MKTNLKKLLYSGVTLMSLGVLAACSSTSSSTTTSSSAATSQTSVATTSNNSTSSDSSSSTIDWSALPTTEVTLSNDGLKITEGGTYILTGSTTAGVTVETDANVRIILAGADISSSDTAAINVINADNVELEIKDGTTNTVKDTSSHSDTNIEGAIHVEADLTITGNGSLTVEGNFQDGIVSTDDLVVNSGNITVTAVDDGIRGKDSLTINGGTINVTAGGDGIKSTNDTDTTKGYTTITGGEITVTAGDDGIKAETALTIDGGTITVSESVEALEGTNITINGGTIDVYGSDDAINASSTTSSDIYIKVTGGDLKVAVGSGDTDAFDANGDIYISGGTIAVTAPTSAFDFDGTVEFTGGTVTVNGEQITEITHTGPGGRGGW, encoded by the coding sequence ATGAAAACAAATCTTAAAAAATTACTTTACTCTGGTGTTACTCTTATGAGCCTTGGTGTCTTAGCAGCATGTTCATCTACTTCAAGTTCAACGACTACTTCAAGCTCAGCAGCAACTAGTCAGACAAGTGTAGCGACAACTTCAAATAATAGCACTTCATCAGATTCAAGTTCGTCAACTATTGACTGGTCAGCCCTTCCAACAACAGAAGTAACCTTGTCAAATGATGGCCTGAAAATTACAGAAGGTGGTACTTACATCTTGACTGGCTCAACAACAGCAGGTGTAACAGTTGAAACAGATGCTAATGTTCGTATTATTTTAGCAGGTGCTGACATTTCAAGCTCAGATACCGCCGCAATCAATGTCATAAATGCTGATAATGTTGAATTGGAAATCAAAGATGGAACCACAAATACTGTTAAGGATACAAGCAGTCACTCAGATACCAATATTGAAGGGGCTATCCATGTTGAAGCTGATTTGACCATTACAGGAAATGGTAGCCTGACCGTTGAAGGCAACTTCCAAGACGGCATCGTATCGACAGATGACCTTGTCGTGAATTCAGGAAACATTACCGTCACTGCAGTGGATGATGGTATCCGTGGTAAGGATTCATTGACAATCAATGGTGGTACAATCAATGTAACAGCAGGTGGTGATGGTATCAAGTCTACAAATGATACAGATACTACCAAAGGTTATACAACTATCACAGGTGGTGAAATTACTGTAACAGCAGGTGATGATGGTATTAAAGCGGAGACGGCTTTGACAATTGACGGAGGTACCATTACAGTATCAGAATCAGTAGAAGCCTTGGAAGGAACTAATATCACTATCAACGGTGGTACAATTGATGTCTATGGTTCAGATGATGCCATCAACGCGTCAAGTACAACTTCATCTGATATCTATATCAAGGTAACTGGTGGTGACTTGAAAGTAGCTGTAGGTAGTGGAGATACGGATGCCTTTGATGCCAACGGTGATATCTACATTTCTGGGGGGACTATTGCTGTAACAGCACCAACATCAGCATTCGACTTTGACGGTACAGTTGAATTCACTGGTGGCACAGTAACTGTAAATGGAGAACAAATTACAGAAATTACTCATACAGGTCCAGGCGGTCGCGGTGGCTGGTAA
- a CDS encoding colicin lysis protein: protein MKTFISKLMLVSTVVLLAACQSNQVKGGESSSSSASSQVSDGSSLQQASTMASSSETQASSVTTPELSEVYQSVIDRYQANMGQPAEAINQDEVSSYLSLLTSQGQEYSGIFYSLYDVNHDGTEELLLALDKSGEYVLIDLYTQLADESLRLVDNFRNLGFEIGPDALLRPLQDGTYLFEGAGVFRIYQYNAMIPGLKRISESDTNPETSPLLELKSLHWVKL from the coding sequence ATGAAAACATTTATTAGTAAACTGATGTTAGTGTCCACGGTTGTACTATTAGCTGCTTGTCAGTCTAATCAGGTAAAAGGTGGTGAGAGTTCTAGTTCTAGTGCTTCAAGCCAAGTTTCAGATGGTTCTAGTTTGCAGCAAGCGTCAACAATGGCATCTAGCTCCGAGACGCAAGCATCCTCAGTGACCACTCCTGAGCTAAGTGAAGTATACCAATCAGTTATTGATCGTTATCAAGCGAATATGGGGCAGCCTGCTGAGGCAATTAATCAGGATGAGGTCAGTAGCTATCTGAGCTTATTAACTAGCCAGGGGCAAGAATACAGTGGAATATTTTATAGTTTGTATGATGTCAACCATGATGGTACAGAGGAGCTGCTTCTAGCTTTGGACAAGTCGGGAGAATATGTCTTAATTGACCTCTATACTCAGCTTGCCGATGAGAGTCTACGTTTGGTGGATAATTTCCGCAATCTTGGATTTGAAATTGGACCGGACGCCCTACTTCGTCCTTTACAGGATGGAACGTACTTATTTGAAGGAGCTGGTGTTTTTCGCATTTATCAATACAATGCGATGATTCCAGGTTTAAAACGGATTTCTGAATCAGATACCAATCCTGAAACTTCTCCCTTGCTTGAGTTGAAAAGCTTGCATTGGGTTAAGCTATAG